From Chiloscyllium punctatum isolate Juve2018m chromosome 39, sChiPun1.3, whole genome shotgun sequence, one genomic window encodes:
- the LOC140463809 gene encoding perforin-1-like, which produces MGKGQACPDSSFNRDLQTAGAEMPAVHLKPGCFLFLYLFFQDALSICTIGNASECRDANVVPGARLAGLGYDMVTLQPKGASVIDVNTWHSANGSCTLCRNEHLGNARQRLPVSLVDWRTLSSCRRSLSSGLDHSAAELSRSATSDITNDWRADLILPPKPGTGANLVLAGSKSKLVEFGTTRSKSDRYSFASHQLQCLYYQFRVKAQPLLAPEFTRSLARLPTVWNDDTKYQYKKLVDTYGTHYLKSVELGGRYKSVTAIRTCEAASEGYSAEEVKDCLSLDAHVTLRLSTKSSAGYQKCKDMARTMKHNNVYQAFSDRETELRGGRARQRTDLFFSGDSSAFTSWLESLSTHPGMGRYALEPLHHLLPNSDPRHAILRRYISDYIAGDALSLQCTRCPHGSYHHPHQPCSCLCRGETHVDRNCCSKGKGLGRLVVTVREGRDLRGDAFSKTDGYVVVKYGEAEARTSMISNNQHPQWNAELDLGEVKAESGHELTIEVWDQDAKRDDLLGTCQVPLTSGTHGETCFLKYGKVTYGYTFTCGPHLGGATCRDYMPSPAE; this is translated from the coding sequence ATCTGCAGACCGCTGGTGCCGAGATGCCAGCTGTGCATTTGAAACCAGGCTGTTTCCTCTTCCTGTACCTCTTCTTCCAGGATGCCCTGAGCATCTGCACCATCGGAAATGCCAGCGAGTGCCGTGATGCTAATGTTGTGCCGGGGGCCAGATTGGCAGGGTTGGGCTATGACATGGTGACCCTGCAGCCCAAGGGGGCCTCAGTGATCGACGTGAACACCTGGCACTCAGCCAACGGGAGCTGCACCCTCTGCCGCAATGAGCATCTCGGTAACGCGCGCCAGCGGCTGCCCGTCTCGCTGGTGGACTGGCGCACCCTGAGCTCCTGCCGCCGCTCCCTCTCCAGCGGGCTCGACCACTCGGCTGCCGAGCTGTCGCGGTCTGCCACCTCGGACATCACCAACGACTGGCGGGCGGACCTGATCCTTCCACCCAAACCCGGCACCGGTGCCAACCTGGTGCTGGCTGGCTCCAAGTCCAAGCTGGTGGAGTTTGGAACCACCCGCTCCAAGAGCGACCGCTACAGTTTCGCCAGTCACCAGCTCCAGTGCCTCTATTACCAGTTCCGGGTGAAGGCCCAGCCCCTCCTGGCGCCCGAGTTCACCCGCTCCCTTGCCCGCCTCCCCACTGTCTGGAATGACGACACCAAGTACCAATACAAGAAGCTGGTGGACACCTACGGTACCCACTACCTCAAGTCGGTGGAGCTGGGTGGACGCTACAAGTCCGTGACGGCTATTCGGACTTGTGAGGCAGCGTCCGAGGGCTACAGTGCCGAGGAGGTGAAGGACTGCCTGTCTTTAGATGCCCATGTCACACTGCGGTTGTCCACAAAATCCTCAGCGGGTTACCAGAAATGCAAGGATATGGCACGCACCATGAAGCACAACAACGTCTATCAGGCCTTCAGTGACCGGGAGACAGAGTTGAGGGGGGGAAGGGCCCGGCAGAGGACAGACCTCTTCTTCTCCGGGGATAGCTCGGCCTTCACCAGCTGGCTGGAGAGCCTGTCCACTCACCCGGGCATGGGGCGCTATGCCCTGGAACCTCTCCACCACTTGCTTCCCAACAGTGACCCCAGGCATGCGATCCTGCGGCGCTACATCAGCGACTACATCGCGGGCGATGCCCTCTCCCTGCAGTGCACCCGGTGCCCCCACGGGTCCTACCACCACCCGCACCAACCCTGCTCCTGCTTGTGCCGCGGGGAGACTCATGTGGACCGGAACTGCTGCTCCAAGGGGAAGGGGCTGGGCCGCCTGGTGGTCACCGTCCGGGAGGGCCGGGACCTCCGGGGGGACGCGTTCTCCAAAACCGACGGCTACGTGGTGGTCAAGTACGGAGAGGCGGAGGCCAGGACCTccatgatctccaacaaccagcACCCCCAGTGGAACGCCGAGTTGGACCTGGGCGAGGTCAAGGCTGAGAGTGGGCACGAGCTGACCATCGAGGTCTGGGACCAGGATGCCAAGCGCGATGACCTCCTTGGCACCTGTCAGGTTCCACTCACCTCTGGCACCCACGGTGAAACCTGCTTCCTCAAGTACGGCAAGGTGACCTACGGCTACACCTTCACCTGTGGGCCCCACCTGGGTGGCGCCACCTGCCGGGACTACATGCCCAGCCCTGCTGAGTGA